In Pseudomonas poae, a single genomic region encodes these proteins:
- a CDS encoding TraR/DksA family transcriptional regulator, giving the protein MTKEKLLAMPADDYMNAEQHAFFEQMLQDMKVEHHERIEQNRIAIESLDTPADPADAASVEEERTWLVNAIDRDQRMLPQLERALDRIKEDSFGWCDDSGEPIGLKRLLISPTTKYCIEAQERHEQIDKHQRQA; this is encoded by the coding sequence ATGACAAAGGAAAAGTTGCTGGCCATGCCGGCGGATGACTACATGAATGCCGAACAGCACGCTTTTTTCGAGCAGATGCTGCAAGACATGAAAGTGGAACACCACGAGCGCATTGAACAGAACCGTATCGCCATTGAAAGCCTGGACACCCCGGCAGACCCGGCTGACGCCGCTTCCGTGGAAGAAGAGCGCACCTGGCTGGTAAACGCCATCGATCGCGACCAGCGCATGCTGCCGCAGCTTGAGCGTGCACTGGACCGCATCAAGGAAGATTCCTTTGGCTGGTGTGATGACAGCGGCGAGCCTATTGGCCTCAAGCGCCTGCTGATCAGCCCCACCACCAAGTACTGCATCGAAGCGCAAGAGCGCCACGAGCAGATCGACAAGCATCAGCGCCAAGCCTGA
- a CDS encoding ABC transporter permease produces the protein MNAITDNKPALAPTKSRRRMPTELSIFLVLIGIGLVFEVFGWIVRDQSFLMNSQRLVLMILQVSIIGLLAIGVTQVIITTGIDLSSGSVLALSAMIAASLAQTSDFSRAVFPSLTDLPVWIPVAMGLGVGLLAGAINGSIIAVTGIPPFIATLGMMVSARGLARYYTEGQPVSMLSDSYTAIGHGAMPVIIFLVVAVIFHIALRYTKYGKYTYAIGGNMQAARTSGINVKRHLIIVYSIAGLLAGLAGVVASARAATGQAGMGMSYELDAIAAAVIGGTSLAGGVGRITGTVIGALILGVMASGFTFVGVDAYIQDIIKGLIIVVAVVIDQYRNKRKLKR, from the coding sequence ATGAACGCAATAACGGATAACAAACCGGCTTTGGCGCCAACCAAAAGTCGTCGGCGCATGCCTACCGAGCTGAGCATCTTCCTGGTGCTGATCGGCATCGGCCTGGTGTTCGAGGTGTTTGGCTGGATCGTGCGTGACCAGAGCTTCCTGATGAACTCCCAGCGTCTGGTGCTGATGATCTTGCAGGTGTCGATCATCGGCCTGCTGGCCATCGGTGTGACCCAAGTAATCATCACCACCGGCATCGACTTGTCCTCGGGCTCGGTGTTGGCGTTGTCGGCGATGATTGCTGCGAGTTTGGCGCAGACTTCTGACTTTTCTCGGGCGGTGTTTCCGAGCCTCACCGACTTGCCGGTGTGGATTCCGGTAGCGATGGGGCTTGGGGTGGGGCTGCTGGCGGGGGCGATCAACGGCAGTATCATCGCGGTCACCGGGATCCCGCCGTTCATTGCAACCCTGGGCATGATGGTGTCGGCCCGTGGCCTGGCGCGTTACTACACCGAAGGCCAGCCGGTGAGCATGCTGTCGGACTCGTACACGGCCATCGGCCATGGGGCGATGCCGGTGATCATCTTCCTGGTGGTGGCGGTGATCTTCCATATCGCCCTGCGCTACACCAAGTACGGCAAGTACACCTACGCCATTGGCGGCAACATGCAAGCGGCGCGCACGTCGGGTATCAACGTCAAGCGCCACTTGATCATCGTCTACAGCATCGCAGGCCTCTTGGCAGGTTTGGCCGGCGTGGTGGCCTCGGCACGTGCCGCCACCGGCCAGGCCGGCATGGGCATGTCCTATGAGCTGGATGCGATTGCTGCGGCGGTGATCGGCGGTACCAGCCTGGCGGGTGGGGTGGGGCGTATCACCGGTACTGTGATTGGCGCGTTGATCCTCGGCGTGATGGCCAGCGGGTTTACCTTTGTCGGGGTGGATGCGTATATCCAGGACATCATCAAGGGGCTGATCATCGTGGTGGCGGTGGTGATCGATCAGTACCGTAACAAACGCAAGCTCAAGCGCTGA
- a CDS encoding sugar ABC transporter ATP-binding protein: MLAQATVSQPPGIQPALLEEPYLLEIVNISKGFPGVVALADVQLRVRPGTVLALMGENGAGKSTLMKIIAGIYQPDAGEIRLRGKPIVFETPLAAQKAGIAMIHQELNLMPHMSIAENIWIGREQLNSLHMVNHREMHRCTAELLARLRINLDPEEHVGNLSIAERQMVEIAKAVSYDSDILIMDEPTSAITDKEVAHLFSIIADLKSQGKGIVYITHKMNEVFAIADEVAVFRDGHYIGLQRADSMNSDSLISMMVGRELSQLFPVRETPIGNLLLSVRNLTLDGVFKDVSFDLHAGEILGIAGLMGSGRTNVAETIFGITPSSSGQISLDGKAVRITDPHMAIEKGFALLTEDRKLSGLFPCLSVLENMEMAVLPHYTGNGFIQQKALRALCEDMCKKLRVKTPSLEQCIDTLSGGNQQKALLARWLMTNPRLLILDEPTRGIDVGAKAEIYRLISFLASEGMAVIMISSELPEVLGMSDRVMVMHEGELMGTLDRDEATQEKVMQLASGMTAVH, from the coding sequence ATGCTTGCGCAAGCCACTGTCTCCCAGCCTCCTGGCATCCAGCCCGCATTGCTGGAAGAACCCTACCTGCTGGAAATCGTCAATATCAGCAAAGGCTTTCCCGGCGTTGTGGCCCTGGCCGATGTGCAACTGCGGGTACGCCCCGGCACGGTACTGGCGCTGATGGGCGAGAACGGTGCGGGCAAGTCGACGTTGATGAAGATCATCGCTGGCATCTACCAGCCTGACGCCGGGGAAATTCGCCTGCGCGGCAAGCCGATTGTGTTTGAAACGCCCCTGGCGGCCCAGAAGGCCGGGATCGCGATGATCCACCAGGAACTCAACCTGATGCCGCACATGAGCATCGCCGAGAACATCTGGATCGGCCGCGAGCAGCTCAACAGCCTGCACATGGTCAACCACCGCGAGATGCACCGCTGCACTGCCGAACTGTTGGCACGCCTGCGCATCAACCTGGACCCCGAGGAGCACGTGGGCAACCTGAGCATCGCCGAGCGGCAGATGGTCGAGATTGCCAAGGCCGTGTCCTACGACTCCGACATCCTGATCATGGATGAACCCACCTCAGCCATCACCGACAAGGAAGTGGCGCACCTGTTTTCGATCATTGCCGACCTGAAATCCCAGGGCAAAGGCATCGTCTACATCACCCACAAAATGAACGAAGTATTCGCCATCGCCGATGAAGTGGCGGTGTTCCGCGATGGTCACTACATCGGCCTGCAACGCGCCGACAGCATGAACAGCGACAGCCTGATCTCGATGATGGTGGGTCGTGAGCTAAGCCAGTTGTTCCCGGTGCGCGAGACGCCTATCGGTAACCTGCTGCTGTCGGTGCGCAACCTGACCCTGGATGGCGTGTTCAAGGACGTCTCTTTCGACCTGCATGCCGGTGAGATCCTGGGCATCGCCGGGCTGATGGGCTCGGGCCGTACCAACGTGGCGGAAACCATTTTCGGTATCACCCCCAGCAGCAGCGGCCAGATCAGCCTTGATGGCAAGGCGGTGCGCATTACCGACCCGCACATGGCCATCGAGAAAGGTTTTGCGCTGTTGACCGAGGACCGCAAGCTCAGCGGCCTGTTCCCGTGCCTGTCGGTGTTGGAAAACATGGAAATGGCCGTGCTGCCGCATTACACCGGCAACGGTTTTATCCAGCAGAAAGCCCTGCGCGCACTGTGCGAGGACATGTGCAAGAAACTGCGGGTGAAAACCCCGTCCCTTGAGCAGTGCATCGACACCTTGTCCGGCGGCAACCAACAGAAGGCCCTGCTGGCACGCTGGCTGATGACCAACCCACGGCTGCTGATTCTCGACGAGCCCACCCGTGGCATCGACGTCGGTGCCAAGGCCGAGATTTATCGCTTGATCTCCTTCCTCGCCAGCGAAGGCATGGCGGTGATCATGATCTCCTCGGAGCTGCCTGAAGTGCTGGGCATGAGCGACCGCGTGATGGTGATGCACGAAGGCGAATTGATGGGCACCCTGGACCGTGATGAAGCGACCCAGGAAAAAGTCATGCAGTTGGCTTCCGGTATGACGGCAGTTCACTGA
- a CDS encoding sugar ABC transporter substrate-binding protein: MKTPIRFTALALSMLLASGVASAADLKIGVSMSAFDDTFLTYLREDMDKQAKSYPKGDGVQLQFEDARADVVKQLSQVENFISQKVDAIIVNPVDTASTANIIKAATAAKIPLVFVNRRPDSPTLAPGVAAVTSDDVEAGKLQMQYIAEKLGGKGSIVILLGDLANNSTTNRTKGVKEVLTKYPGIKVEQEQTGIWLRDKGMTLVNDWLTQGRDFQAVLSNNDEMAIGAAMALKSAGKKGVLIAGVDGTPDGLNAITKGDMTVSAFQDAKGQADKSVETARKMAKNEPIEQNVVIPFQLITPENVKDFK; encoded by the coding sequence ATGAAGACCCCGATCCGTTTTACCGCGCTGGCCTTGTCCATGCTTCTGGCCAGCGGTGTTGCCTCGGCTGCCGATCTCAAGATAGGCGTGAGCATGTCCGCCTTCGATGACACCTTCCTCACCTACCTGCGTGAAGACATGGACAAGCAAGCCAAGTCCTATCCAAAGGGTGACGGCGTGCAGCTGCAGTTCGAAGACGCCCGCGCCGATGTGGTCAAGCAGCTCAGCCAGGTTGAAAACTTCATCAGCCAGAAAGTCGACGCCATTATCGTCAACCCGGTGGACACCGCTTCGACCGCGAACATCATCAAGGCCGCCACTGCGGCGAAAATCCCGTTGGTGTTCGTCAACCGTCGCCCTGACAGCCCCACATTGGCCCCAGGCGTAGCGGCTGTGACCTCCGACGACGTCGAAGCGGGCAAGCTGCAGATGCAGTACATCGCCGAGAAGCTCGGTGGCAAGGGCAGCATTGTGATCCTGCTGGGTGACCTGGCGAACAACTCCACCACCAACCGCACCAAAGGTGTGAAGGAAGTCTTGACCAAGTACCCAGGGATCAAGGTTGAACAGGAGCAGACCGGGATCTGGCTGCGTGACAAGGGCATGACCCTGGTTAACGACTGGCTGACCCAGGGGCGCGACTTCCAGGCGGTGCTGTCGAACAACGACGAGATGGCGATCGGTGCCGCGATGGCCTTGAAATCGGCAGGCAAGAAAGGCGTGCTGATCGCTGGTGTCGACGGCACACCGGATGGCCTGAACGCGATCACCAAGGGTGACATGACCGTGTCGGCGTTCCAGGACGCCAAGGGCCAGGCGGACAAATCGGTCGAGACCGCGCGCAAGATGGCCAAGAACGAGCCTATCGAGCAGAACGTGGTGATCCCGTTCCAACTGATCACCCCGGAAAACGTCAAAGACTTCAAATAG
- the iolB gene encoding 5-deoxy-glucuronate isomerase, with the protein MSLLVKSNKRGQTMVALEDGRLEYVGFKAYRLSLGETLPVNAADKELCLVLLSGRVNIEGEGFNWQNLGDRQSVFEDKSPFAAYLPPGTTAQVTALSDVQIAVCAAPGAAGFEPRLIRPEHCKRSVRGKGANTRYVCDILPDTEPAHSLLVVEVRTPSGHSSSYPPHKHDTDDLPHQSFLEETYYHQINPPQGFVFQRVYTDDRSIDQAMAVENSDLVVVPKGYHPVSVPYGYESYYLNVMAGPKRAWHFHNDPQHSWLLDL; encoded by the coding sequence ATGAGCCTGCTGGTCAAGAGCAACAAACGCGGGCAAACCATGGTCGCCTTGGAAGATGGGCGGTTGGAGTACGTAGGTTTTAAGGCCTACCGCTTGAGCCTGGGTGAAACCCTGCCGGTCAACGCCGCTGACAAGGAACTGTGCCTGGTGCTGCTCAGCGGCCGGGTGAACATTGAAGGGGAGGGCTTCAACTGGCAGAACCTGGGTGATCGCCAGTCGGTATTCGAAGACAAATCCCCCTTTGCTGCCTACCTCCCACCGGGCACCACGGCACAAGTCACCGCCCTGAGCGATGTACAGATTGCTGTGTGCGCCGCGCCCGGTGCCGCAGGTTTCGAGCCACGCTTGATCCGCCCGGAACACTGCAAGCGCAGCGTGCGCGGCAAAGGCGCCAACACCCGCTACGTGTGCGACATTCTGCCGGACACCGAGCCGGCTCATTCGCTGCTGGTGGTGGAAGTGCGTACGCCGTCCGGGCATTCGTCCAGCTACCCGCCGCACAAGCACGACACCGACGACTTGCCGCACCAGAGCTTCCTTGAAGAAACCTATTACCACCAGATCAACCCGCCCCAGGGCTTCGTGTTCCAGCGCGTGTACACCGATGATCGCAGCATCGATCAGGCCATGGCCGTGGAAAACAGCGACCTGGTAGTGGTGCCCAAGGGGTATCACCCGGTCAGCGTGCCGTACGGCTACGAGTCCTATTATTTGAACGTGATGGCCGGCCCCAAGCGTGCCTGGCACTTCCACAACGACCCGCAGCACAGCTGGCTACTGGACCTTTAA